The following are encoded in a window of Fibrobacter succinogenes genomic DNA:
- a CDS encoding dUTP diphosphatase: protein MASQTIKIQYLDESIPKLTYVGGKSDWIDLAAAETVTLRAGEFRLIHLGVAMKLPEGYEAHIAPRSSTFKNFGILQANSVGVVDSSYCGANDWWKMPVYATRDVTIEKGSRIAQFRIMEQQPKIVFEESALEDKDRGGFGSTGI from the coding sequence ATGGCTTCTCAGACAATAAAAATTCAGTATCTCGACGAATCGATCCCGAAACTCACTTACGTTGGCGGCAAATCCGATTGGATTGACCTTGCTGCGGCAGAGACTGTGACGCTTAGGGCAGGGGAGTTCCGCTTGATTCATCTGGGAGTCGCGATGAAGTTGCCCGAAGGCTACGAGGCGCATATTGCACCGCGCAGTTCTACGTTCAAGAACTTTGGCATCTTGCAGGCCAATTCCGTAGGCGTGGTGGATTCAAGCTACTGCGGTGCCAATGACTGGTGGAAAATGCCTGTGTACGCCACTCGCGATGTGACGATTGAAAAGGGGAGCCGTATTGCTCAGTTCCGCATTATGGAACAGCAACCGAAGATTGTGTTCGAAGAATCGGCGCTCGAAGATAAAGATCGTGGTGGCTTTGGCAGCACTGGTATTTAA
- a CDS encoding S26 family signal peptidase, whose product MSALDRKVKSLQRRHSKAHVFFLVFILGAVLAIMIGVRSYVIEPVRVQDNSLYPKFKKNSILWMCKLPRCTDDIKEGDFVWGILHNQDNMVRRVLGGPGDSITITNNGKVYTPHRNFKWNGEDAFIETRSIYIPRKGDTLRFDKLNDVEQDYLISLMHEQNEKIYVKSSLWQGNREMPIERIGSTKLGNRLVSLQEIDYMPWQDRFLVELQIFLAEPGNTPISIKRELYSAKDSSKISFYVVPEDCYYLICEKSSHCADSREIGYFTQNRILGRANKVANKFQKRIDTRIEQAKRAIKMLMKGSPKKNKPKQDKEPETKPNKKATKT is encoded by the coding sequence ATGTCAGCACTCGATCGTAAAGTCAAATCATTACAACGACGCCATTCCAAGGCGCACGTATTTTTCCTCGTCTTTATACTCGGTGCTGTTCTCGCCATCATGATTGGCGTACGCTCTTATGTTATAGAACCGGTCCGCGTCCAAGACAATTCTCTTTATCCCAAGTTCAAAAAGAACAGCATTTTGTGGATGTGCAAACTCCCCCGCTGCACCGACGACATCAAGGAAGGAGATTTTGTCTGGGGCATCTTGCACAACCAAGACAACATGGTACGCAGAGTTTTGGGCGGGCCGGGCGATTCCATTACCATCACGAACAACGGCAAAGTCTATACACCGCACCGCAATTTCAAGTGGAACGGTGAAGACGCCTTTATCGAGACGCGCAGCATCTACATTCCGCGCAAGGGCGATACATTACGTTTTGATAAACTAAATGATGTGGAACAAGACTACTTGATTTCGCTCATGCACGAGCAGAACGAAAAAATCTACGTCAAGTCCAGCCTTTGGCAAGGCAATCGCGAAATGCCCATCGAGCGCATCGGTTCCACCAAGCTCGGGAACCGCCTTGTCAGCTTGCAAGAAATCGATTACATGCCATGGCAAGACCGATTCCTTGTAGAACTCCAGATATTCCTTGCAGAACCGGGCAACACGCCCATCAGCATCAAGCGCGAACTATACAGCGCCAAAGACTCCTCCAAGATTTCATTCTACGTCGTTCCCGAGGATTGCTACTATCTCATCTGCGAAAAGTCTAGCCACTGCGCAGACTCGAGAGAAATCGGTTACTTTACCCAAAACAGAATTCTTGGTCGCGCCAACAAAGTTGCAAACAAATTCCAAAAGCGAATTGACACACGCATTGAGCAAGCTAAAAGGGCTATAAAAATGCTAATGAAGGGTTCTCCGAAAAAAAACAAACCCAAGCAAGACAAAGAGCCCGAAACAAAGCCCAATAAAAAGGCTACCAAAACCTAA
- the lepA gene encoding translation elongation factor 4 gives MPQNNNIRNFSIIAHIDHGKSTLADRMIELTKTVSKNEMMNQLLDDMDLERERGITIKAHAIRMVYEKDGEEYILNMIDTPGHVDFTYEVSRSLAACEGAILVVDASQGIEAQTLSNLYLAIENDLTIIPVLNKVDLPGAQPDHIAELVGDLLGYDPDKIPRISAKTGLNVEQVLDKIVDEIPAPKGDAGKPLKALIFDSVYDSYRGVINYIRIVEGTLKAGMKIRMMKTGGEYVVTEVGTFSMRRDPRPELSEGMVGYVLANVKTISDVKIGDTLTDAANPAEEPLPGYKDVLPMIYSGIYPIDPEDYKDLREALEKLRLNDSALCWEPETSEALGFGFRTGFLGLLHMEIVQERLDREFNVDIITTVPNVEYHVYMSDGSMVKIESPSKLPDASRYDYIEEPYVKAQIFTPKEYVGAMMTLCEEKRGTFETMEYIDETKVILKYDLPLAEIMFDFYDRLKSLSRGYAGLDYTPSEYKRNNLVKLDILLNGDPVDAFSVIIHRDKANTYANAICVKLKDLIPRQQFDVAIQGAIGGKIISRSTVKAVRKDVLAKCYGGDITRKRKLLEKQKEGKKRMKSIGSVEVPQKAFLAVLSLSDDSNGNND, from the coding sequence ATGCCGCAAAACAACAATATCCGTAATTTTAGCATTATCGCCCACATCGATCACGGCAAATCCACCTTGGCCGACCGAATGATCGAACTGACCAAGACCGTTTCCAAAAACGAAATGATGAACCAGCTCCTGGACGATATGGACCTGGAACGCGAACGCGGCATTACGATTAAAGCTCACGCCATCCGCATGGTTTACGAAAAGGACGGCGAAGAATACATCTTGAACATGATCGACACCCCGGGGCACGTGGACTTCACTTACGAAGTCAGCCGTTCCCTCGCCGCTTGCGAAGGTGCAATTCTCGTCGTGGACGCAAGCCAGGGCATCGAAGCCCAGACGCTTTCGAACCTCTACCTCGCCATCGAAAACGACCTCACGATTATTCCGGTTTTGAACAAAGTAGACCTTCCGGGTGCACAACCCGACCACATCGCCGAACTCGTTGGAGACCTGCTCGGCTACGATCCGGACAAAATTCCCCGCATTTCTGCAAAGACTGGCCTCAACGTGGAACAGGTGCTCGACAAGATTGTCGACGAAATCCCAGCCCCAAAGGGCGACGCCGGCAAGCCGCTCAAGGCGCTCATCTTTGACTCCGTTTACGATTCTTACCGCGGCGTGATCAACTACATCCGCATTGTGGAAGGCACGCTCAAGGCGGGCATGAAAATCCGCATGATGAAGACCGGTGGCGAATACGTAGTGACTGAAGTCGGTACATTCAGCATGCGCCGCGACCCGCGTCCGGAACTCTCCGAAGGCATGGTCGGTTACGTGCTTGCAAACGTCAAAACGATTAGCGACGTGAAAATCGGTGACACGCTCACGGATGCCGCCAACCCGGCCGAAGAACCGCTCCCGGGTTACAAGGATGTGCTCCCGATGATTTACTCAGGTATCTACCCCATCGACCCGGAAGACTACAAGGATTTGCGCGAAGCCCTCGAAAAGCTCCGCCTCAACGACTCCGCGCTCTGCTGGGAACCGGAAACTTCCGAAGCGCTCGGCTTTGGCTTCCGCACGGGCTTCCTCGGACTTTTGCACATGGAAATCGTGCAAGAACGTTTGGACCGCGAATTCAACGTGGACATCATCACGACCGTGCCGAACGTGGAATACCACGTTTACATGAGCGATGGCTCCATGGTGAAAATCGAAAGCCCGTCCAAGCTCCCCGACGCGAGCCGCTACGACTATATCGAAGAGCCGTACGTGAAGGCCCAAATCTTTACACCGAAGGAATATGTCGGCGCCATGATGACGCTTTGCGAAGAAAAGCGCGGCACGTTCGAAACGATGGAATACATCGACGAAACGAAGGTCATCTTAAAGTACGACCTCCCGCTAGCCGAAATCATGTTCGATTTCTACGACCGTCTCAAGTCCTTGAGCCGCGGCTACGCAGGCCTCGACTACACGCCGAGCGAATACAAGCGCAACAACCTCGTCAAGCTCGACATTCTCTTGAACGGTGACCCGGTCGACGCCTTCTCTGTGATTATCCACCGCGACAAGGCCAACACCTACGCTAACGCCATCTGCGTCAAGCTCAAGGACCTCATTCCACGCCAGCAGTTCGACGTTGCCATCCAAGGTGCCATCGGTGGCAAGATCATCAGCCGCTCGACCGTGAAGGCAGTCCGCAAGGACGTGCTTGCCAAGTGCTACGGCGGTGACATCACCCGTAAGCGTAAGCTCCTCGAAAAGCAGAAGGAAGGTAAGAAGCGCATGAAGAGCATCGGCTCTGTGGAAGTGCCGCAGAAGGCGTTCCTCGCCGTGCTTTCGCTCAGCGACGATTCCAACGGCAACAACGATTAA
- a CDS encoding peptidylprolyl isomerase, whose translation MFKKFIICSALCLAANAFAAGKVFNKDYTGTTQILALIKTHEGVIEVDLNFKAAPNTVANFIDLANSGFYNGLVFHRVIQGFMIQGGDPNADGTGGPGYTIDDEKNDLKHETGVISMANRGPNTGGSQFFITHLPQPHLDGKHTVFGKVIKGHDVVCRIDPNDPILNITIVEKK comes from the coding sequence TTGTTTAAAAAGTTCATTATTTGCAGTGCTTTGTGCCTTGCCGCAAACGCTTTTGCCGCGGGTAAAGTTTTTAATAAGGATTATACGGGGACGACCCAAATTCTTGCCCTGATTAAAACTCATGAAGGGGTAATTGAGGTGGACCTGAATTTCAAGGCTGCACCCAATACCGTAGCCAACTTTATTGATCTCGCCAATTCTGGTTTTTACAACGGTCTTGTTTTTCACCGTGTCATCCAGGGTTTCATGATTCAGGGCGGTGACCCGAATGCCGATGGAACGGGCGGTCCCGGTTACACCATCGACGATGAAAAGAACGATCTCAAGCATGAAACCGGCGTGATTTCGATGGCTAACAGAGGCCCGAATACCGGTGGCTCGCAATTTTTCATTACGCACCTGCCGCAGCCGCATTTGGACGGCAAGCACACGGTGTTTGGCAAGGTCATTAAAGGACACGACGTCGTATGCCGCATTGACCCGAATGATCCGATTTTGAACATTACAATTGTGGAAAAGAAGTAA